From Stigmatella erecta, one genomic window encodes:
- a CDS encoding protein kinase domain-containing protein codes for MPVPLRLPVRGEFLGGQEGRRFEILEQLGGGSMGLVFRARDHELQRVVALKFLHPREEVPEAPLRALLRQEAKAIAQLDHENIVRIFDVAEWTGESWESKVPFLIMECLSGEPLSALMSREPLPLRRCIGILREVAAGLAHAHAHHIVHRDLKPGNVFITQTGQVKLLDFGLAYLTAAVFPSAPHLPAAGTPAYMAPEQWRGQEQDARADIWAAGIMFFEMLTGELPCPEPSLAGLREWALSEKPVPSIRERRPELPEEVDHLLAAMLAKAPQQRLASAARFEERLRHIEAGVTPWNVELASLGPQRRQVTLVACWLADLSGLAEHLDSEDFGELEGAFHQASSEVLLQHGGSITTCLGDEVLACFGYPQAREDDPEKAARAALHLAMHLGTAIQQKLPYLPRRKLTVKVGLHTDTVVLDNLPPGPQGRAAALQGEAPKVAFWLARQAAPDTVCLSHTAWLLVKAAFRMEPMGVRSFQGLSGEVKGALYRLAEEKRTTSRFEQAHETGGLTPLVGREEELRRLLESWAQARQGEGAFVLVQGEAGIGKSRLLRELRERIHLEECSRLHVQCWAQFSNSALRPIIELLLAMLKLHPDGNPQSSLRKLRGRMGAVGLPAEHVRMLAAFLSLPADEPPPHLRLTPERQKEKTFEALVTLLLRMAEDRPVFAVVEDLHWADPSTLELLGALLNHIGTARICVFLTTRPDFKPQWGTNSRVHPVLLERLTPRLTAELIRHSASGKLLPAETVEQLVAKTDGVPLFAEEMTRMVVEQAPAGTATGNPSTIPVTLSGLLLARLDMLPRQQKTLAQLCAVVGRGFSHALLTTLSGRSQDHLQQDLTGLLQAGLLQQDEGAKEARYHFRHALIHDAAYHSLLRRTRREYHRRIAQALALQAPELAEMQPELLAHHYTEAGASESAIQLWAKAGEQASLRSANVEAIRHLSQALRLLGTLPETPARSEQELQLQVALGMPLMQMHSLRSREVEKTYSRVMELLPLVEDSLSRLHVSTWGAYAYTFARAKFHVAQELAELTVRQGERQNSRELLALGHRMIATNHFTWGHMSTALEHVEHALESSNFDLSQHRALAVKEWVNPRVAALAYGSVVLSAVGRDALARRYGEEAVALAGKIGHPHTLAFGLTYVALGCQLRGEPECAQRWVEQCMAVSSEHNFRLWLSWSVFIKSWLLAEQGRVQEGLALLQANLARWRQAGLRAGMPLFLGMLAEFHLKLGQFQEGLTVVTHALGWAETLGERSYEVELYRLEGELHRALGHESLATNSFLKARRVAQRQGSAGFGKRVEESLDRQLHEQGRDRTSANPR; via the coding sequence GTGCCCGTTCCCCTGCGGTTGCCTGTTCGCGGGGAGTTCCTGGGTGGGCAAGAGGGGCGCCGGTTCGAGATCCTCGAGCAGCTAGGTGGGGGCTCGATGGGCCTGGTTTTCCGTGCCCGGGACCACGAGCTTCAGCGCGTGGTGGCCCTCAAGTTCTTGCATCCCCGGGAAGAGGTTCCCGAGGCGCCGCTGAGAGCCCTGCTCCGGCAAGAGGCGAAAGCCATCGCGCAGCTCGACCACGAGAACATCGTCCGCATCTTCGATGTGGCCGAATGGACGGGGGAGTCCTGGGAGTCCAAGGTCCCCTTCCTGATCATGGAGTGCCTGAGCGGCGAGCCCCTCTCCGCCCTGATGTCGAGAGAGCCGCTCCCCCTGCGCCGCTGCATCGGAATCCTGCGGGAGGTGGCGGCGGGCCTGGCCCATGCGCACGCGCACCACATCGTCCACCGGGACCTCAAGCCGGGCAACGTCTTCATCACCCAGACCGGGCAGGTGAAACTGCTCGACTTTGGGCTGGCCTATCTGACGGCGGCCGTTTTCCCGTCCGCCCCGCACCTGCCCGCCGCGGGGACCCCCGCCTACATGGCCCCAGAGCAGTGGCGGGGACAGGAGCAGGACGCGCGCGCCGACATCTGGGCCGCGGGGATCATGTTCTTCGAGATGCTCACGGGGGAGCTGCCCTGCCCGGAGCCGAGCCTCGCGGGGCTGCGGGAGTGGGCCCTGTCGGAGAAGCCGGTGCCCTCGATTCGAGAGCGGCGCCCGGAGCTCCCCGAGGAGGTGGATCACCTCCTGGCCGCCATGCTGGCCAAAGCTCCTCAGCAGCGGCTGGCCAGCGCGGCCAGATTCGAGGAGCGCTTGCGCCACATCGAGGCGGGGGTGACGCCCTGGAACGTCGAGCTTGCGAGCCTGGGACCGCAGCGCCGCCAGGTCACTCTGGTGGCGTGCTGGCTGGCGGACCTCTCGGGCCTCGCGGAGCACCTGGATTCCGAGGACTTCGGCGAGCTGGAGGGGGCCTTTCACCAGGCCAGCTCGGAAGTGCTCCTGCAGCACGGCGGCTCCATCACCACGTGCTTGGGAGACGAGGTGCTGGCCTGCTTTGGATACCCCCAGGCCCGGGAAGACGACCCGGAGAAGGCTGCCCGCGCGGCACTTCACCTGGCCATGCACCTGGGGACCGCCATCCAGCAGAAGCTGCCGTACTTGCCCCGCCGGAAGCTGACCGTGAAGGTGGGGCTGCATACGGACACGGTGGTGTTGGACAACCTTCCGCCCGGGCCCCAAGGCCGGGCCGCCGCGCTCCAGGGGGAGGCGCCGAAGGTGGCCTTCTGGCTGGCCCGGCAGGCCGCCCCCGACACCGTGTGTCTGAGCCATACCGCCTGGCTCCTCGTGAAGGCCGCGTTCCGCATGGAGCCGATGGGCGTCCGCTCCTTCCAGGGGCTGTCCGGAGAGGTGAAGGGCGCGCTCTACCGCCTGGCCGAGGAGAAGCGCACCACGAGCCGCTTCGAGCAGGCCCACGAAACAGGAGGGCTCACGCCCCTGGTGGGCCGGGAGGAGGAACTCCGGCGGCTGCTGGAGTCCTGGGCGCAGGCCCGGCAGGGGGAGGGGGCCTTCGTTCTCGTGCAGGGAGAGGCGGGGATCGGCAAGTCACGCCTCCTCCGGGAGTTGCGTGAGCGGATCCACCTGGAGGAGTGCAGCCGTCTGCACGTGCAATGCTGGGCCCAGTTCAGCAACAGCGCCTTGCGTCCCATCATCGAGCTGCTGCTGGCCATGCTGAAGCTTCATCCCGACGGCAACCCCCAGTCCAGCTTGCGCAAGCTGCGGGGCCGCATGGGCGCGGTGGGGCTCCCCGCAGAACATGTGCGGATGCTGGCCGCCTTCCTCTCCTTACCGGCCGACGAGCCGCCTCCCCACCTGCGCCTCACGCCCGAGCGGCAGAAGGAGAAAACCTTCGAGGCCCTGGTGACCTTGCTGTTGCGGATGGCCGAGGACCGTCCCGTCTTCGCCGTCGTCGAGGACCTTCACTGGGCCGACCCCTCGACCCTGGAGCTGCTCGGGGCACTGCTGAACCACATCGGGACGGCGCGGATCTGCGTCTTCTTGACCACCCGCCCAGACTTCAAGCCCCAGTGGGGCACGAACTCCCGGGTCCATCCGGTGCTTCTGGAGCGGCTGACGCCCCGGCTGACCGCGGAGCTGATCCGGCACTCCGCCAGCGGGAAGCTGTTGCCCGCGGAGACGGTCGAGCAGCTCGTGGCGAAGACGGATGGGGTGCCCCTGTTCGCCGAGGAGATGACGCGCATGGTGGTGGAGCAGGCCCCGGCGGGGACCGCCACCGGCAATCCGTCCACCATCCCCGTGACCCTGAGCGGGCTGCTGCTGGCCCGCCTGGACATGCTTCCCCGCCAGCAGAAGACGCTGGCCCAGCTCTGCGCCGTGGTGGGCCGTGGCTTCAGCCATGCGCTGCTGACCACGCTCTCTGGCCGGAGCCAGGATCACCTCCAGCAGGATCTCACCGGCCTGCTCCAGGCGGGCCTGCTCCAGCAGGATGAAGGGGCGAAAGAGGCCCGGTACCACTTCCGCCACGCGCTCATCCATGATGCGGCCTACCACTCCCTGCTGCGCCGCACGCGGCGCGAGTACCACCGGCGCATCGCGCAGGCCCTGGCCCTGCAGGCGCCCGAGCTGGCGGAAATGCAGCCCGAGCTGCTCGCTCATCACTACACGGAGGCGGGGGCGAGCGAGTCCGCCATCCAGCTCTGGGCAAAGGCCGGAGAGCAGGCCAGCCTGCGCTCGGCCAATGTGGAGGCCATCCGCCACTTGAGCCAGGCGCTCCGGTTGCTGGGGACGCTGCCGGAGACCCCCGCGCGCTCCGAGCAGGAATTGCAGCTGCAGGTGGCATTGGGCATGCCCTTGATGCAGATGCACAGCCTCCGGTCCCGTGAGGTGGAGAAGACCTATTCCCGGGTGATGGAGTTGCTTCCCCTGGTGGAGGACTCCCTGTCCCGGCTGCACGTCTCCACCTGGGGGGCGTATGCCTATACCTTCGCGCGGGCGAAGTTCCATGTGGCCCAGGAGCTGGCGGAGCTGACCGTGAGGCAGGGGGAGCGTCAGAACAGCCGCGAGCTGCTCGCCCTGGGCCACCGGATGATCGCCACCAACCACTTCACCTGGGGCCACATGTCCACGGCCCTGGAGCACGTCGAGCACGCGCTGGAGTCCTCGAACTTCGATCTCTCGCAGCACCGGGCGCTCGCCGTGAAGGAATGGGTCAACCCGCGCGTGGCCGCGTTGGCCTATGGCTCCGTGGTCCTGTCCGCCGTCGGCCGGGATGCGCTGGCCCGCCGGTATGGCGAAGAGGCGGTGGCCTTGGCCGGGAAGATTGGCCACCCCCATACCCTGGCATTCGGGCTGACCTACGTGGCGCTGGGCTGCCAGCTCCGCGGGGAACCCGAGTGTGCCCAGCGGTGGGTGGAACAGTGCATGGCGGTCTCGTCGGAGCACAACTTCCGGTTGTGGCTGAGCTGGTCCGTGTTCATCAAGAGCTGGTTGCTGGCCGAGCAGGGCCGGGTTCAGGAGGGGCTCGCGCTCCTGCAGGCCAATCTCGCCCGGTGGCGTCAGGCGGGCCTCCGGGCAGGGATGCCTTTGTTCCTGGGCATGTTGGCGGAGTTTCACCTGAAGCTGGGCCAGTTCCAGGAAGGCTTGACCGTGGTGACGCATGCCCTGGGCTGGGCCGAGACGCTCGGGGAGCGCTCGTATGAGGTGGAGCTGTACCGCCTCGAAGGCGAGCTGCACCGCGCCTTGGGTCACGAATCGCTGGCCACGAACTCCTTCCTGAAGGCAAGGCGGGTGGCTCAGCGCCAAGGCTCCGCGGGCTTTGGCAAACGGGTCGAGGAGAGCTTGGATCGCCAGCTTCATGAGCAAGGGAGGGATCGGACCAGCGCCAACCCTCGCTGA
- a CDS encoding RNA polymerase sigma factor, producing MAIDREKLEREIRALCERKDMGGAVERALQGYGMEIMRLMASLLHNPEQAKDAFSLFCETLLKGLPGFRWESSFRTWAYRLARNSCYQLTHASAGRETPVSSSSFPEQAQAHRSDTRPWQRTSVKERFRALRDSLEPEERMLLMLRVDQRLPWTEVAHIMWELDGPPTNAELARKATALRQHFQRVKTQLRKLAIEQGLIEQDAVPRAETPSLEQEP from the coding sequence ATGGCGATCGATCGCGAAAAGCTGGAGCGGGAGATCCGAGCGCTGTGTGAGCGCAAGGACATGGGCGGGGCCGTGGAGCGGGCGCTGCAGGGCTATGGGATGGAGATCATGCGGCTGATGGCCTCCTTGCTGCACAACCCGGAGCAGGCCAAGGATGCGTTCAGCCTCTTCTGCGAAACGCTTCTCAAGGGCCTGCCAGGGTTCCGGTGGGAGAGTTCCTTCCGGACCTGGGCCTATCGCCTGGCACGCAATTCCTGTTACCAGCTCACCCATGCCTCCGCCGGGCGCGAGACGCCCGTCTCCTCCTCCTCGTTCCCGGAGCAGGCGCAGGCACACCGCTCGGACACGCGCCCCTGGCAGCGGACCTCGGTGAAGGAGCGCTTCCGGGCCCTGCGCGACAGCCTGGAGCCCGAGGAGCGGATGCTGCTGATGCTCCGGGTCGATCAGCGGCTGCCGTGGACCGAGGTGGCCCACATCATGTGGGAGCTGGATGGGCCGCCCACGAATGCGGAATTGGCGCGCAAGGCCACGGCCTTGCGGCAGCACTTCCAGCGCGTCAAGACGCAGTTGCGCAAGCTGGCCATCGAGCAGGGCCTCATCGAGCAGGACGCGGTCCCCCGCGCGGAGACGCCCTCGCTGGAGCAAGAACCCTAG
- a CDS encoding sterol desaturase family protein — protein sequence MSLIVLSIPLFFVLMGLEWLAGRLSGRRVFRGTDVFANLSLGAAQTVFTTVAGGLLAGAYGLLYSVRLFDIPPASPWAWALLLLGTDFCYYWFHRVSHRTHLGWAAHAPHHQSEDFNLSVALRQGPVQPFFSRAFYLPLALLGFPPAMFATAVALNTLYQFWVHTELIDRLGPLEWVFVTPSHHRVHHACNGRYLDKNHGAMLIVWDRLFGTFEDEREPTVYGTVKPVNTFNPLRAAWMPFQSALSLVRQTPRLRDQLRFWFMPPGWHPPGVEAPPLEEVSRRPRFEVRPSRRRVLYLSGVGVLTLLVTVLFLFRGASLAWPGKLAFAAWFLASLGGLGGVLEGRRWAPWVEASRFAVLPLALAIL from the coding sequence ATGAGCCTCATCGTCCTCTCCATTCCCCTCTTCTTCGTCCTGATGGGCCTCGAATGGCTGGCGGGGCGCCTGAGCGGCCGCCGTGTCTTTCGGGGGACGGACGTCTTCGCGAACCTCTCCCTGGGCGCGGCCCAGACGGTGTTCACCACCGTGGCCGGAGGGCTGCTGGCAGGGGCCTATGGGCTGCTCTACTCGGTCCGCCTGTTCGACATCCCTCCCGCGTCGCCGTGGGCGTGGGCCCTGCTGCTGCTCGGGACGGACTTCTGCTACTACTGGTTCCACCGCGTCTCGCACCGCACGCACCTGGGATGGGCCGCGCACGCCCCCCACCACCAGAGCGAGGACTTCAACCTGTCCGTGGCCCTGCGGCAGGGCCCCGTCCAGCCCTTCTTCTCGCGGGCCTTCTACCTGCCCCTGGCGTTGCTGGGCTTTCCGCCCGCCATGTTCGCCACGGCCGTGGCGCTCAACACGCTCTATCAGTTCTGGGTGCATACCGAGCTGATTGACCGGCTCGGGCCGCTCGAGTGGGTGTTCGTCACCCCCTCCCACCACCGCGTGCACCATGCCTGCAATGGCCGCTACCTGGACAAGAACCACGGCGCCATGCTGATTGTCTGGGACCGGCTGTTCGGCACCTTCGAGGACGAGCGCGAGCCCACCGTCTACGGCACCGTCAAACCGGTGAACACCTTCAACCCGCTGCGGGCCGCCTGGATGCCCTTCCAGTCCGCCCTGAGCCTCGTGCGCCAGACGCCCCGGCTCCGGGACCAGCTGCGCTTCTGGTTCATGCCCCCGGGGTGGCACCCCCCCGGCGTGGAAGCCCCGCCCCTGGAAGAGGTGTCCCGCCGTCCCCGGTTCGAGGTGCGGCCCTCGCGGCGGCGGGTGCTCTACCTGTCGGGGGTGGGCGTGTTGACGCTGCTGGTGACCGTCCTCTTCCTGTTCCGGGGGGCCTCACTGGCCTGGCCGGGCAAGCTCGCCTTCGCGGCGTGGTTCCTCGCCTCGCTGGGAGGCCTCGGGGGCGTGTTGGAGGGCCGCCGGTGGGCCCCGTGGGTGGAAGCCTCGCGGTTCGCGGTGCTTCCCCTGGCGCTGGCGATTCTCTGA
- a CDS encoding pyridoxal-dependent decarboxylase produces MSGKREGPVSHMSAEEFRRLGHRMVDWVADYWARLESFPVRAAVAPGEVLSKLPAHPPEEGLDGEAGWEAVFRDLEEVVLPGITHWQSPSFFAYFPSNATGPSVLGELLSAGLGVQGMLWSTSPAATEMETRVLGWLAELMGLPACFGPEEGTGGGVIQGTASEAALVAMVAARSRVRRTLGREAEWVAYTSTQTHSSVLKAALICGVARDVADSVHLRQIDTDAGYALRPDVLERAVREDLAAGRQPFFVCASLGTTSSGAMDPVPAVVEALGRTGFTAAGGWVHVDAAWAGSALVCPEFRALGAGLEGVDSFAFNPHKWLLTNFDCNAFYTRDRRALLDALSVMPEYLRNAASASGQVVDYRDWQIPLGRRFRALKLWLVLRHYGAQGLRAYLREHVRQAELFAGWVEAEASFELAVPRSLALVCFRLKPLPGEAPEATDARNRGLLERLNASGKAFLTHTVLPGVDGAPARFVLRLAIGSVRTEERHVRAVWEQLRALA; encoded by the coding sequence ATGAGCGGGAAGCGGGAAGGGCCAGTGTCCCACATGAGCGCGGAGGAGTTCCGGCGGCTGGGGCACCGGATGGTGGACTGGGTAGCGGACTACTGGGCCCGCCTGGAGTCCTTCCCGGTGCGCGCGGCGGTGGCCCCGGGGGAGGTGCTCTCGAAGTTGCCTGCTCACCCTCCCGAGGAGGGGCTGGACGGGGAAGCAGGCTGGGAGGCCGTCTTCCGCGATCTGGAGGAGGTGGTGCTGCCGGGCATCACCCACTGGCAGTCGCCCTCGTTCTTCGCCTACTTCCCCTCCAATGCCACGGGGCCCTCGGTGCTCGGCGAGCTGCTGTCGGCGGGCCTGGGCGTCCAGGGCATGCTCTGGTCCACGAGCCCCGCCGCCACCGAGATGGAGACGCGCGTGCTCGGCTGGCTGGCCGAGCTGATGGGGCTGCCCGCCTGCTTCGGGCCGGAGGAGGGCACGGGCGGTGGCGTCATCCAGGGCACTGCCAGCGAGGCCGCGCTGGTGGCCATGGTGGCCGCGCGCAGCCGGGTCCGGCGGACGCTCGGCCGGGAGGCCGAGTGGGTGGCCTATACCTCCACCCAGACGCACTCCTCGGTGCTCAAGGCGGCCCTCATCTGTGGTGTGGCGCGGGATGTGGCGGACAGCGTGCACCTGCGGCAGATCGACACCGATGCGGGGTATGCGCTGCGCCCGGACGTGCTGGAGCGTGCCGTGCGCGAGGATCTGGCCGCGGGCCGCCAGCCCTTCTTCGTGTGCGCCTCGCTGGGCACCACCTCCTCGGGGGCCATGGATCCGGTGCCCGCGGTGGTGGAGGCGCTTGGCCGCACGGGCTTCACCGCCGCGGGGGGATGGGTGCATGTGGACGCGGCCTGGGCGGGCTCGGCGCTCGTGTGTCCTGAGTTCCGCGCCCTGGGGGCGGGGCTGGAGGGGGTGGACTCCTTCGCCTTCAACCCGCACAAGTGGCTGCTCACCAACTTCGACTGCAACGCCTTCTACACGCGCGACCGCCGGGCGCTGCTCGATGCGCTGAGCGTGATGCCCGAGTACCTGCGCAACGCCGCGAGCGCGAGCGGCCAGGTGGTGGACTACCGCGACTGGCAGATTCCGTTGGGCCGCCGCTTCCGGGCGCTGAAGCTGTGGCTCGTGTTGCGCCACTACGGCGCCCAGGGCTTGCGCGCCTACCTGCGCGAGCACGTGCGGCAGGCGGAGCTGTTCGCAGGCTGGGTGGAGGCCGAGGCGAGCTTCGAGCTGGCCGTGCCGCGCTCGCTGGCCCTGGTGTGCTTCCGGCTCAAGCCCCTGCCCGGCGAGGCGCCCGAGGCCACGGATGCGCGCAACCGCGGCCTCCTGGAACGGCTCAACGCGAGCGGGAAGGCCTTCCTCACCCACACGGTGCTGCCCGGGGTGGACGGCGCGCCCGCGCGTTTCGTGCTGCGGCTGGCCATTGGCTCCGTCCGTACCGAGGAGCGGCACGTGCGCGCCGTCTGGGAGCAGCTTCGCGCCCTTGCCTGA
- a CDS encoding O-methyltransferase produces the protein MDEKVMAVLDAYHERMREEDRRWREAPPKEGSGDWRDQVLLSVGPETGKLLNILVRSLKAPNILEIGTSYGYSGIWLAEAAQAAGGRVTTLELQDYKTAYARDMAAKAGLAGCIDFQVGDALQLIAHLPSGLDFVLVDLWKDLYEPCLEAFYPKLNPGAIIVADNMLYPGGDAVKRYGRAVRAKPGMTSVLLPVGSGLEISRFEPA, from the coding sequence ATGGATGAGAAAGTCATGGCGGTGCTCGACGCCTATCATGAGCGCATGCGCGAAGAGGACCGGCGCTGGAGGGAAGCACCGCCCAAGGAAGGCAGCGGGGACTGGCGTGATCAGGTTCTGCTCTCCGTGGGACCGGAGACAGGCAAGCTGCTCAACATCCTCGTGCGCAGCTTGAAAGCACCCAACATCCTGGAGATTGGCACTTCCTACGGCTACTCCGGGATCTGGCTGGCGGAGGCCGCGCAGGCGGCAGGCGGCCGGGTGACCACCCTGGAGCTGCAGGACTACAAAACGGCCTACGCGCGCGACATGGCGGCGAAGGCCGGGCTGGCCGGCTGCATCGACTTCCAGGTGGGCGACGCGCTTCAGCTGATCGCCCACTTGCCGTCCGGTCTCGACTTCGTCCTCGTCGACCTCTGGAAGGACCTCTACGAGCCGTGCCTGGAGGCCTTCTATCCCAAGCTCAACCCCGGAGCGATCATCGTCGCCGACAACATGCTCTATCCAGGCGGCGACGCGGTGAAGCGCTATGGCCGGGCCGTGCGTGCGAAGCCCGGAATGACCAGCGTCCTGCTCCCCGTGGGAAGCGGGTTGGAGATCAGCCGGTTCGAGCCGGCCTGA
- a CDS encoding siderophore-interacting protein → MRHELRRRKLTVSSVEALTPRMRRIRFTSPGLSDFHSPSPDDHIKLFFARPDGATGEPAMRDFTPRAFNHAEQSLTLDFALHGSGPATEWAVGAQAGQTLEIGGPRGSSLVPDDFDWYLFAGDESALPAIGRWVETLRPGVPVTTVVAVAHEDEQQTFVTQATWKPVWAVRGEPGPDDGGLLRRALSAFSPPPGDGFIWIAGEASLVREVRTYFVEERRHPSDWLKAAAYWHRGEKDEPTSPGPPA, encoded by the coding sequence GTGCGCCACGAGCTCCGGCGGCGCAAGCTCACCGTCAGCAGCGTGGAGGCCCTGACCCCTCGCATGCGGCGAATCCGCTTCACCTCACCCGGCCTCTCGGATTTCCACAGCCCCTCGCCCGACGACCACATCAAGCTGTTCTTTGCGCGGCCTGACGGTGCCACCGGAGAGCCGGCGATGCGTGACTTCACGCCGCGCGCCTTCAACCACGCCGAGCAGAGCCTGACCCTCGACTTCGCCCTCCACGGCTCGGGGCCGGCGACGGAATGGGCCGTGGGGGCACAGGCTGGCCAGACGCTCGAGATTGGCGGGCCGCGAGGTTCGAGCCTCGTCCCGGACGACTTCGACTGGTACCTCTTCGCCGGCGACGAGAGCGCCCTGCCAGCGATTGGCCGCTGGGTCGAGACGCTGCGCCCTGGCGTGCCCGTGACGACCGTGGTGGCCGTGGCGCACGAGGACGAACAGCAGACGTTCGTGACCCAGGCTACTTGGAAGCCGGTCTGGGCCGTGCGCGGGGAGCCGGGCCCGGACGATGGCGGGCTTCTGCGCCGGGCGCTCAGCGCCTTCTCCCCTCCTCCGGGCGACGGCTTCATCTGGATTGCCGGCGAGGCCTCGCTCGTTCGCGAGGTGCGGACCTACTTCGTCGAGGAGCGCCGCCATCCGAGTGACTGGCTCAAGGCGGCGGCCTACTGGCACCGCGGCGAGAAGGATGAGCCCACCAGCCCGGGCCCTCCGGCCTGA
- a CDS encoding PadR family transcriptional regulator, with the protein MRGKHGKTRGESEHWHSEREGPRGHHGHGGGRHRMFEGGELRLVLLHLIAQEPRHGYDLIRAIEGLSRGVYVPSPGVVYPTLTLLRDMGLVGEPDTDNQRKLFSITPQGRTLLDENAKAVEALLQRLGAAGEVRERTDAAPVRRAMHNLKSVLFDKLSARTDEQTVLDVAALIDEAAQKIERLRS; encoded by the coding sequence ATGCGGGGCAAGCACGGGAAAACGCGGGGCGAATCAGAGCACTGGCACAGCGAGCGGGAGGGCCCCCGCGGGCATCATGGGCATGGCGGCGGGCGCCACCGCATGTTCGAGGGCGGCGAGTTGCGCCTCGTCCTGCTCCACCTCATCGCCCAGGAGCCGCGCCACGGGTATGACCTGATCCGCGCGATCGAGGGGCTCAGCCGCGGCGTGTATGTGCCCAGTCCAGGGGTGGTCTATCCGACGCTCACCCTGCTCCGGGACATGGGCCTGGTGGGCGAGCCGGATACCGACAACCAGCGCAAGCTCTTCTCCATCACCCCACAGGGCCGGACGCTGCTCGACGAGAACGCGAAGGCCGTGGAGGCGTTGCTTCAGCGGCTTGGCGCTGCCGGGGAAGTGCGCGAGCGGACCGACGCGGCTCCGGTCCGGCGCGCCATGCATAACCTGAAGAGTGTGCTGTTCGACAAGCTGTCGGCCAGAACCGACGAGCAGACCGTTCTCGACGTGGCGGCGCTGATCGACGAGGCCGCGCAAAAGATCGAGAGGCTCCGCTCATGA
- a CDS encoding RibD family protein, with protein sequence MNGAKRPYVVCHMVPSLDGRIVTTSWKLPPRVLAEYERTAATFNADAWMIGRISMEPYAGKARVPSRKVPHPIPRTDFIARRDADSYAIALDPSGKLTWKSGSIDEEHVITVLTEQVSDGYLAFLQSKGVSYVFGGKTDLNLKRVLEKLRKEFGIQRLLLEGGGKINGSFLAADLIDELSVLVAPIADGAIGTPSLFDAKEGKGPARHLKLVSFEKRTGDLLWLRYKPKR encoded by the coding sequence ATGAATGGAGCGAAGCGGCCGTACGTGGTGTGCCACATGGTTCCCTCTCTCGATGGGCGGATCGTCACCACGAGCTGGAAACTGCCCCCCAGAGTCCTGGCCGAGTACGAGCGGACGGCCGCGACCTTCAACGCCGATGCGTGGATGATCGGCCGGATTTCCATGGAGCCCTACGCCGGAAAGGCCCGGGTCCCGTCGCGCAAGGTGCCGCACCCGATTCCGAGGACGGACTTCATCGCCAGGCGCGATGCGGACTCCTACGCCATCGCGCTGGACCCCTCCGGCAAGCTCACCTGGAAGTCGGGATCCATTGATGAGGAGCACGTGATCACGGTCCTCACCGAGCAGGTCTCCGACGGCTACCTGGCCTTCCTTCAATCCAAGGGCGTCTCGTACGTGTTTGGCGGCAAGACGGACTTGAACCTGAAGCGGGTGCTCGAGAAGCTCCGGAAGGAGTTCGGCATCCAGCGGCTGCTGCTGGAGGGCGGCGGGAAAATCAACGGCTCCTTCCTGGCCGCGGACCTCATCGACGAGCTGAGCGTGCTGGTGGCCCCCATTGCGGACGGGGCCATTGGCACCCCGTCGCTCTTCGATGCGAAAGAGGGAAAAGGGCCCGCTCGCCACCTGAAGCTGGTCTCCTTCGAGAAACGCACAGGCGACCTGCTCTGGCTGCGCTACAAGCCGAAGCGCTGA
- a CDS encoding SAM-dependent methyltransferase, whose protein sequence is MDPMKPNISRIYDYVLGGEHNLEVDRSAAEHILKVFPAYPLWARLNREFLQLMARQWAAEGQTHVLDIGSGMPTQGHFHSVMPNARILYSDNDPVTVEYARTLIGDNLAVAYLEADVRQPEALLRAAEQHFHGERKVAIGFIGVAYFIDDASLARVMRTLHGWAAPGSVLALSQTFSGEMTETGRQQMESFKRGGVELLPRSEAELRRLVAPWEILEIASLEDWPGIATRVQASDRGDAKAGMLGVRLVRSS, encoded by the coding sequence ATGGACCCCATGAAGCCCAATATCAGCCGGATCTACGACTACGTCCTCGGTGGCGAGCACAACCTGGAGGTTGACCGGAGCGCCGCCGAGCACATCCTGAAGGTGTTCCCCGCCTACCCGCTCTGGGCGCGCCTGAACCGGGAGTTCCTCCAGCTCATGGCCAGGCAGTGGGCCGCGGAAGGGCAGACCCACGTCCTCGATATCGGCTCGGGGATGCCGACGCAGGGCCACTTCCATTCGGTCATGCCCAACGCCCGGATCCTCTACAGCGACAATGATCCGGTCACGGTCGAGTATGCCCGGACCCTCATCGGGGACAATCTGGCCGTCGCCTATCTCGAGGCGGATGTGCGCCAGCCCGAAGCGCTCCTGCGCGCCGCAGAACAGCACTTTCACGGAGAGCGCAAAGTGGCCATTGGCTTCATCGGGGTCGCCTATTTCATCGATGACGCGAGTCTGGCGCGCGTGATGCGGACCCTCCACGGCTGGGCCGCGCCCGGCAGCGTCCTGGCGCTCTCGCAGACCTTCAGCGGTGAGATGACGGAGACAGGCCGCCAGCAAATGGAGTCCTTCAAGCGCGGTGGCGTCGAACTTTTGCCACGCAGCGAGGCCGAGCTCCGCCGCCTGGTCGCGCCCTGGGAGATTCTCGAAATCGCTTCGCTGGAGGATTGGCCCGGTATCGCGACCCGGGTTCAAGCGTCCGACCGCGGTGACGCCAAGGCGGGAATGCTCGGCGTCCGCCTCGTGCGTTCGAGCTGA